Proteins from a genomic interval of Salmo salar chromosome ssa14, Ssal_v3.1, whole genome shotgun sequence:
- the LOC106570353 gene encoding eyes absent homolog 3 isoform X4 produces the protein MSGGRGSLDMDDLQDLPELPIKKARHELNVGLDKEPRGLGGDDQSPPTLLGSGDQDDSFSSLSNAQLDGGSRDQSGSDRGGAGPQACNESMNPYTHTAVTCKELTMTTASEYNSHIYHGSSPAVTSYSSQVAFPPLTQSTVYTAFPQAGQTYGLPPFGAMWPGVKTETGLPDAVPSVGQPGFLSFSSAYTSTQPGQVHYSYPSQGSSFTTSSVYTNIPSATTATPTVTHQEFSSYNSLGQAQFPQYYAPPPSYVLAGQPNSEGNGSSVGVAGYPAIKTEGSASAGLPSTTACLPSPSDASPRENLPTGVALPAGVALPTGARDQDEAGRRNPAGKAKGKTKKSDSNQPTDNDLERIFLWDLDETIIIFHSLLTGSFAQKFGKDPATVLNLGLQMEELIFELADTHLFFNDLEECDQVHVEDMASDDNGQDLSTYNFLADGFNGPSGGGAPGATTGVQGGVEWMRKLAFRYRRLKDLYNGYKCNVGGLLSPIKRELLLRLQSEMENVTDAWLSTALKSLLLIQSRSAQGKCMNVLVTTTQLVPALAKVLLYGLGDVFPIENIYSATKIGKESCFERIVSRFGKKVTYVVVGDGRDEEFAAKRHNMPFWRISTHGDLVSLHQALELDFL, from the exons ATGTCAGGAGGACGTGGCTCATTAGACATGGATGACTTGCAGGACCTGCCTGAACTGCCG ATCAAGAAGGCAAGGCATGAGCTCAACGTTGGACTGGATAAAGAGCCACG GGGATTGGGTGGTGATGACCAAAGCCCCCCTACTCTCTTGGGCTCAGGAGATCAGGATGACTCCTTCTCCTCCTTGTCTAATGCCCAGCTTGATGGAG GGAGCAGGGACCAGTCTGGTTCAGACAGAGGAGGAGCAGGGCCTCAGGCTTGTAACGAGTCCAtgaacccctacacacacactg CGGTGACCTGTAAAGAGCTCACCATGACAACAGCCTCTGAATATAACTCCCACATCTACCATGGAAGCAG CCCAGCCGTCACCTCGTACAGCAGCCAGGTGGCCTTCCCTCCTCTGACCCAGTCCACTGTGTACACCGCCTTCCCCCAGGCAGGACAGACCTACGGCCTCCCACCATTCG GTGCTATGTGGCCAGGTGTTAAGACAGAGACAGGGCTGCCTGATGCAGTGCCTTCTGTTGGCCAGCCTGGGTTTCTCAGCTTCAGCTCTGCATATACCTCAACCCAGCCAGGCCAGGTGCACTATTCATACCCCAGCCAAG GCTCCAGTTTCACTACATCCAGTGTGTACACTAACATCCCCTCAGCTACCACGGCTACACCTACAGTGACTCACCAG GAGTTCAGCAGCTATAACTCTCTGGGCCAGGCCCAGTTCCCTCAGTACTACGCCCCACCTCCTAGCTACGTGCTCGCCGGCCAGCCCAATAGCGAAGGGAATGGATCCAGTGTGGGTGTGGCTGGCTATCCAGCCATCAAGACGGAGGGCAGTGCCTCCGCTGGACTGCCCAGCACTACAG CCTGTCTGCCCTCTCCCTCAGACGCGTCTCCACGTGAGAACCTCCCGACTGGAGTGGCCCTCCCGGCAGGCGTGGCTCTCCCCACGGGGGCCCGGGACCAGGATGAGGCAGGGAGGAGGAACCCTGCTGGCAAGGCCAAGGGGAAGACCAAGAAATCAGACAGCAACCAGCCCACTGACAACGACCTTGAG AGAATCTTTCTCTGGGATCTGGATGAGACCATCATAATTTTCCACTCTCTGCTCACCGGCTCCTTCGCTCAGAAGTTTGGCAAG GACCCTGCCACAGTACTGAACCTGGGCCTTCAGATGGAGGAGCTGATCTTTGAGCTGGCAGATACACACCTGTTCTTCAATGACCTGGAGGAGTGTGACCAGGTCCATGTTGAAGACATGGCTTCTGATGACAATGGACAGGATCTGAG caccTATAACTTCCTGGCGGACGGCTTCAATGGCCCCAGTGGTGGAGGGGCCCCAGGGGCCACCACTGGAGTCCAGGGTGGGGTGGAGTGGATGAGGAAACTGGCCTTCCGCTACCGCCGTCTAAAGGACCTCTACAATGGATACAAATGCAACGTGGGAG GCCTGCTGAGTCCCATTAAGAGGGAGCTGCTCCTTCGACTGCAGTCCGAGATGGAAAATGTGACGGATGCCTGGCTCAGTACGGCACTCAAATCCTTGCTGCTCATCCAGTCCAGGTCAGCACA GGGTAAGTGTATGAATGTCCTGGTGACGACCACCCAGCTGGTGCCTGCTCTGGCCAAGGTGCTGCTCTATGGCCTGGGGGACGTCTTCCCCATAGAGAACATCTACAGTGCCACCAAGATAG GGAAAGAGAGCTGCTTTGAGCGCATCGTCTCTCGCTTTGGGAAGAAGGTGACCTATGTGGTGGTAGGAGATGGCCGTGATGAGGAATTTGCCGCAAAACGG CACAACATGCCTTTCTGGCGCATCTCCACCCACGGGGACCTTGTATCCCTCCACCAAGCTCTGGAGCTAGACTTCTTGTAG
- the LOC106570353 gene encoding eyes absent homolog 3 isoform X5 has translation MSGGRGSLDMDDLQDLPELPIKKARHELNVGLDKEPRGLGGDDQSPPTLLGSGDQDDSFSSLSNAQLDGGSRDQSGSDRGGAGPQACNESMNPYTHTAVTCKELTMTTASEYNSHIYHGSSPAVTSYSSQVAFPPLTQSTVYTAFPQAGQTYGLPPFGAMWPGVKTETGLPDAVPSVGQPGFLSFSSAYTSTQPGQVHYSYPSQGSSFTTSSVYTNIPSATTATPTVTHQEFSSYNSLGQAQFPQYYAPPPSYVLAGQPNSEGNGSSVGVAGYPAIKTEGSASAGLPSTTACLPSPSDASPRENLPTGVALPAGVALPTGARDQDEAGRRNPAGKAKGKTKKSDSNQPTDNDLERIFLWDLDETIIIFHSLLTGSFAQKFGKDPATVLNLGLQMEELIFELADTHLFFNDLEECDQVHVEDMASDDNGQDLSTYNFLADGFNGPSGGGAPGATTGVQGGVEWMRKLAFRYRRLKDLYNGYKCNVGGLLSPIKRELLLRLQSEMENVTDAWLSTALKSLLLIQSRGKCMNVLVTTTQLVPALAKVLLYGLGDVFPIENIYSATKIGKESCFERIVSRFGKKVTYVVVGDGRDEEFAAKRHNMPFWRISTHGDLVSLHQALELDFL, from the exons ATGTCAGGAGGACGTGGCTCATTAGACATGGATGACTTGCAGGACCTGCCTGAACTGCCG ATCAAGAAGGCAAGGCATGAGCTCAACGTTGGACTGGATAAAGAGCCACG GGGATTGGGTGGTGATGACCAAAGCCCCCCTACTCTCTTGGGCTCAGGAGATCAGGATGACTCCTTCTCCTCCTTGTCTAATGCCCAGCTTGATGGAG GGAGCAGGGACCAGTCTGGTTCAGACAGAGGAGGAGCAGGGCCTCAGGCTTGTAACGAGTCCAtgaacccctacacacacactg CGGTGACCTGTAAAGAGCTCACCATGACAACAGCCTCTGAATATAACTCCCACATCTACCATGGAAGCAG CCCAGCCGTCACCTCGTACAGCAGCCAGGTGGCCTTCCCTCCTCTGACCCAGTCCACTGTGTACACCGCCTTCCCCCAGGCAGGACAGACCTACGGCCTCCCACCATTCG GTGCTATGTGGCCAGGTGTTAAGACAGAGACAGGGCTGCCTGATGCAGTGCCTTCTGTTGGCCAGCCTGGGTTTCTCAGCTTCAGCTCTGCATATACCTCAACCCAGCCAGGCCAGGTGCACTATTCATACCCCAGCCAAG GCTCCAGTTTCACTACATCCAGTGTGTACACTAACATCCCCTCAGCTACCACGGCTACACCTACAGTGACTCACCAG GAGTTCAGCAGCTATAACTCTCTGGGCCAGGCCCAGTTCCCTCAGTACTACGCCCCACCTCCTAGCTACGTGCTCGCCGGCCAGCCCAATAGCGAAGGGAATGGATCCAGTGTGGGTGTGGCTGGCTATCCAGCCATCAAGACGGAGGGCAGTGCCTCCGCTGGACTGCCCAGCACTACAG CCTGTCTGCCCTCTCCCTCAGACGCGTCTCCACGTGAGAACCTCCCGACTGGAGTGGCCCTCCCGGCAGGCGTGGCTCTCCCCACGGGGGCCCGGGACCAGGATGAGGCAGGGAGGAGGAACCCTGCTGGCAAGGCCAAGGGGAAGACCAAGAAATCAGACAGCAACCAGCCCACTGACAACGACCTTGAG AGAATCTTTCTCTGGGATCTGGATGAGACCATCATAATTTTCCACTCTCTGCTCACCGGCTCCTTCGCTCAGAAGTTTGGCAAG GACCCTGCCACAGTACTGAACCTGGGCCTTCAGATGGAGGAGCTGATCTTTGAGCTGGCAGATACACACCTGTTCTTCAATGACCTGGAGGAGTGTGACCAGGTCCATGTTGAAGACATGGCTTCTGATGACAATGGACAGGATCTGAG caccTATAACTTCCTGGCGGACGGCTTCAATGGCCCCAGTGGTGGAGGGGCCCCAGGGGCCACCACTGGAGTCCAGGGTGGGGTGGAGTGGATGAGGAAACTGGCCTTCCGCTACCGCCGTCTAAAGGACCTCTACAATGGATACAAATGCAACGTGGGAG GCCTGCTGAGTCCCATTAAGAGGGAGCTGCTCCTTCGACTGCAGTCCGAGATGGAAAATGTGACGGATGCCTGGCTCAGTACGGCACTCAAATCCTTGCTGCTCATCCAGTCCAG GGGTAAGTGTATGAATGTCCTGGTGACGACCACCCAGCTGGTGCCTGCTCTGGCCAAGGTGCTGCTCTATGGCCTGGGGGACGTCTTCCCCATAGAGAACATCTACAGTGCCACCAAGATAG GGAAAGAGAGCTGCTTTGAGCGCATCGTCTCTCGCTTTGGGAAGAAGGTGACCTATGTGGTGGTAGGAGATGGCCGTGATGAGGAATTTGCCGCAAAACGG CACAACATGCCTTTCTGGCGCATCTCCACCCACGGGGACCTTGTATCCCTCCACCAAGCTCTGGAGCTAGACTTCTTGTAG
- the LOC106570353 gene encoding eyes absent homolog 3 isoform X6 — translation MSGGRGSLDMDDLQDLPELPIKKARHELNVGLDKEPRGLGGDDQSPPTLLGSGDQDDSFSSLSNAQLDGGSRDQSGSDRGGAGPQACNESMNPYTHTAVTCKELTMTTASEYNSHIYHGSSPAVTSYSSQVAFPPLTQSTVYTAFPQAGQTYGLPPFGAMWPGVKTETGLPDAVPSVGQPGFLSFSSAYTSTQPGQVHYSYPSQGSSFTTSSVYTNIPSATTATPTVTHQEFSSYNSLGQAQFPQYYAPPPSYVLAGQPNSEGNGSSVGVAGYPAIKTEGSASAGLPSTTDASPRENLPTGVALPAGVALPTGARDQDEAGRRNPAGKAKGKTKKSDSNQPTDNDLERIFLWDLDETIIIFHSLLTGSFAQKFGKDPATVLNLGLQMEELIFELADTHLFFNDLEECDQVHVEDMASDDNGQDLSTYNFLADGFNGPSGGGAPGATTGVQGGVEWMRKLAFRYRRLKDLYNGYKCNVGGLLSPIKRELLLRLQSEMENVTDAWLSTALKSLLLIQSRGKCMNVLVTTTQLVPALAKVLLYGLGDVFPIENIYSATKIGKESCFERIVSRFGKKVTYVVVGDGRDEEFAAKRHNMPFWRISTHGDLVSLHQALELDFL, via the exons ATGTCAGGAGGACGTGGCTCATTAGACATGGATGACTTGCAGGACCTGCCTGAACTGCCG ATCAAGAAGGCAAGGCATGAGCTCAACGTTGGACTGGATAAAGAGCCACG GGGATTGGGTGGTGATGACCAAAGCCCCCCTACTCTCTTGGGCTCAGGAGATCAGGATGACTCCTTCTCCTCCTTGTCTAATGCCCAGCTTGATGGAG GGAGCAGGGACCAGTCTGGTTCAGACAGAGGAGGAGCAGGGCCTCAGGCTTGTAACGAGTCCAtgaacccctacacacacactg CGGTGACCTGTAAAGAGCTCACCATGACAACAGCCTCTGAATATAACTCCCACATCTACCATGGAAGCAG CCCAGCCGTCACCTCGTACAGCAGCCAGGTGGCCTTCCCTCCTCTGACCCAGTCCACTGTGTACACCGCCTTCCCCCAGGCAGGACAGACCTACGGCCTCCCACCATTCG GTGCTATGTGGCCAGGTGTTAAGACAGAGACAGGGCTGCCTGATGCAGTGCCTTCTGTTGGCCAGCCTGGGTTTCTCAGCTTCAGCTCTGCATATACCTCAACCCAGCCAGGCCAGGTGCACTATTCATACCCCAGCCAAG GCTCCAGTTTCACTACATCCAGTGTGTACACTAACATCCCCTCAGCTACCACGGCTACACCTACAGTGACTCACCAG GAGTTCAGCAGCTATAACTCTCTGGGCCAGGCCCAGTTCCCTCAGTACTACGCCCCACCTCCTAGCTACGTGCTCGCCGGCCAGCCCAATAGCGAAGGGAATGGATCCAGTGTGGGTGTGGCTGGCTATCCAGCCATCAAGACGGAGGGCAGTGCCTCCGCTGGACTGCCCAGCACTACAG ACGCGTCTCCACGTGAGAACCTCCCGACTGGAGTGGCCCTCCCGGCAGGCGTGGCTCTCCCCACGGGGGCCCGGGACCAGGATGAGGCAGGGAGGAGGAACCCTGCTGGCAAGGCCAAGGGGAAGACCAAGAAATCAGACAGCAACCAGCCCACTGACAACGACCTTGAG AGAATCTTTCTCTGGGATCTGGATGAGACCATCATAATTTTCCACTCTCTGCTCACCGGCTCCTTCGCTCAGAAGTTTGGCAAG GACCCTGCCACAGTACTGAACCTGGGCCTTCAGATGGAGGAGCTGATCTTTGAGCTGGCAGATACACACCTGTTCTTCAATGACCTGGAGGAGTGTGACCAGGTCCATGTTGAAGACATGGCTTCTGATGACAATGGACAGGATCTGAG caccTATAACTTCCTGGCGGACGGCTTCAATGGCCCCAGTGGTGGAGGGGCCCCAGGGGCCACCACTGGAGTCCAGGGTGGGGTGGAGTGGATGAGGAAACTGGCCTTCCGCTACCGCCGTCTAAAGGACCTCTACAATGGATACAAATGCAACGTGGGAG GCCTGCTGAGTCCCATTAAGAGGGAGCTGCTCCTTCGACTGCAGTCCGAGATGGAAAATGTGACGGATGCCTGGCTCAGTACGGCACTCAAATCCTTGCTGCTCATCCAGTCCAG GGGTAAGTGTATGAATGTCCTGGTGACGACCACCCAGCTGGTGCCTGCTCTGGCCAAGGTGCTGCTCTATGGCCTGGGGGACGTCTTCCCCATAGAGAACATCTACAGTGCCACCAAGATAG GGAAAGAGAGCTGCTTTGAGCGCATCGTCTCTCGCTTTGGGAAGAAGGTGACCTATGTGGTGGTAGGAGATGGCCGTGATGAGGAATTTGCCGCAAAACGG CACAACATGCCTTTCTGGCGCATCTCCACCCACGGGGACCTTGTATCCCTCCACCAAGCTCTGGAGCTAGACTTCTTGTAG
- the LOC106570353 gene encoding eyes absent homolog 3 isoform X1 produces the protein MSGGRGSLDMDDLQDLPELPIKKARHELNVGLDKEPRGLGGDDQSPPTLLGSGDQDDSFSSLSNAQLDGGSRDQSGSDRGGAGPQACNESMNPYTHTAVTCKELTMTTASEYNSHIYHGSSPAVTSYSSQVAFPPLTQSTVYTAFPQAGQTYGLPPFGAMWPGVKTETGLPDAVPSVGQPGFLSFSSAYTSTQPGQVHYSYPSQGSSFTTSSVYTNIPSATTATPTVTHQEFSSYNSLGQAQFPQYYAPPPSYVLAGQPNSEGNGSSVGVAGYPAIKTEGSASAGLPSTTACLPSPSDASPRENLPTGVALPAGVALPTGARDQDEAGRRNPAGKAKGKTKKSDSNQPTDNDLERIFLWDLDETIIIFHSLLTGSFAQKFGKDPATVLNLGLQMEELIFELADTHLFFNDLEECDQVHVEDMASDDNGQDLSTYNFLADGFNGPSGGGAPGATTGVQGGVEWMRKLAFRYRRLKDLYNGYKCNVGGLLSPIKRELLLRLQSEMENVTDAWLSTALKSLLLIQSRSAQGKCMNVLVTTTQLVPALAKVLLYGLGDVFPIENIYSATKIGKESCFERIVSRFGKKVTYVVVGDGRDEEFAAKRVGLCAFGYRLHITSTTCLSGASPPTGTLYPSTKLWS, from the exons ATGTCAGGAGGACGTGGCTCATTAGACATGGATGACTTGCAGGACCTGCCTGAACTGCCG ATCAAGAAGGCAAGGCATGAGCTCAACGTTGGACTGGATAAAGAGCCACG GGGATTGGGTGGTGATGACCAAAGCCCCCCTACTCTCTTGGGCTCAGGAGATCAGGATGACTCCTTCTCCTCCTTGTCTAATGCCCAGCTTGATGGAG GGAGCAGGGACCAGTCTGGTTCAGACAGAGGAGGAGCAGGGCCTCAGGCTTGTAACGAGTCCAtgaacccctacacacacactg CGGTGACCTGTAAAGAGCTCACCATGACAACAGCCTCTGAATATAACTCCCACATCTACCATGGAAGCAG CCCAGCCGTCACCTCGTACAGCAGCCAGGTGGCCTTCCCTCCTCTGACCCAGTCCACTGTGTACACCGCCTTCCCCCAGGCAGGACAGACCTACGGCCTCCCACCATTCG GTGCTATGTGGCCAGGTGTTAAGACAGAGACAGGGCTGCCTGATGCAGTGCCTTCTGTTGGCCAGCCTGGGTTTCTCAGCTTCAGCTCTGCATATACCTCAACCCAGCCAGGCCAGGTGCACTATTCATACCCCAGCCAAG GCTCCAGTTTCACTACATCCAGTGTGTACACTAACATCCCCTCAGCTACCACGGCTACACCTACAGTGACTCACCAG GAGTTCAGCAGCTATAACTCTCTGGGCCAGGCCCAGTTCCCTCAGTACTACGCCCCACCTCCTAGCTACGTGCTCGCCGGCCAGCCCAATAGCGAAGGGAATGGATCCAGTGTGGGTGTGGCTGGCTATCCAGCCATCAAGACGGAGGGCAGTGCCTCCGCTGGACTGCCCAGCACTACAG CCTGTCTGCCCTCTCCCTCAGACGCGTCTCCACGTGAGAACCTCCCGACTGGAGTGGCCCTCCCGGCAGGCGTGGCTCTCCCCACGGGGGCCCGGGACCAGGATGAGGCAGGGAGGAGGAACCCTGCTGGCAAGGCCAAGGGGAAGACCAAGAAATCAGACAGCAACCAGCCCACTGACAACGACCTTGAG AGAATCTTTCTCTGGGATCTGGATGAGACCATCATAATTTTCCACTCTCTGCTCACCGGCTCCTTCGCTCAGAAGTTTGGCAAG GACCCTGCCACAGTACTGAACCTGGGCCTTCAGATGGAGGAGCTGATCTTTGAGCTGGCAGATACACACCTGTTCTTCAATGACCTGGAGGAGTGTGACCAGGTCCATGTTGAAGACATGGCTTCTGATGACAATGGACAGGATCTGAG caccTATAACTTCCTGGCGGACGGCTTCAATGGCCCCAGTGGTGGAGGGGCCCCAGGGGCCACCACTGGAGTCCAGGGTGGGGTGGAGTGGATGAGGAAACTGGCCTTCCGCTACCGCCGTCTAAAGGACCTCTACAATGGATACAAATGCAACGTGGGAG GCCTGCTGAGTCCCATTAAGAGGGAGCTGCTCCTTCGACTGCAGTCCGAGATGGAAAATGTGACGGATGCCTGGCTCAGTACGGCACTCAAATCCTTGCTGCTCATCCAGTCCAGGTCAGCACA GGGTAAGTGTATGAATGTCCTGGTGACGACCACCCAGCTGGTGCCTGCTCTGGCCAAGGTGCTGCTCTATGGCCTGGGGGACGTCTTCCCCATAGAGAACATCTACAGTGCCACCAAGATAG GGAAAGAGAGCTGCTTTGAGCGCATCGTCTCTCGCTTTGGGAAGAAGGTGACCTATGTGGTGGTAGGAGATGGCCGTGATGAGGAATTTGCCGCAAAACGGGTAGGCCTATGTGCATTTGGGTATCGGCTGCATATTACAAG CACAACATGCCTTTCTGGCGCATCTCCACCCACGGGGACCTTGTATCCCTCCACCAAGCTCTGGAGCTAG
- the LOC106570353 gene encoding eyes absent homolog 3 isoform X2 produces the protein MSGGRGSLDMDDLQDLPELPIKKARHELNVGLDKEPRGLGGDDQSPPTLLGSGDQDDSFSSLSNAQLDGGSRDQSGSDRGGAGPQACNESMNPYTHTAVTCKELTMTTASEYNSHIYHGSSPAVTSYSSQVAFPPLTQSTVYTAFPQAGQTYGLPPFGAMWPGVKTETGLPDAVPSVGQPGFLSFSSAYTSTQPGQVHYSYPSQGSSFTTSSVYTNIPSATTATPTVTHQEFSSYNSLGQAQFPQYYAPPPSYVLAGQPNSEGNGSSVGVAGYPAIKTEGSASAGLPSTTACLPSPSDASPRENLPTGVALPAGVALPTGARDQDEAGRRNPAGKAKGKTKKSDSNQPTDNDLERIFLWDLDETIIIFHSLLTGSFAQKFGKDPATVLNLGLQMEELIFELADTHLFFNDLEECDQVHVEDMASDDNGQDLSTYNFLADGFNGPSGGGAPGATTGVQGGVEWMRKLAFRYRRLKDLYNGYKCNVGGLLSPIKRELLLRLQSEMENVTDAWLSTALKSLLLIQSRGKCMNVLVTTTQLVPALAKVLLYGLGDVFPIENIYSATKIGKESCFERIVSRFGKKVTYVVVGDGRDEEFAAKRVGLCAFGYRLHITSTTCLSGASPPTGTLYPSTKLWS, from the exons ATGTCAGGAGGACGTGGCTCATTAGACATGGATGACTTGCAGGACCTGCCTGAACTGCCG ATCAAGAAGGCAAGGCATGAGCTCAACGTTGGACTGGATAAAGAGCCACG GGGATTGGGTGGTGATGACCAAAGCCCCCCTACTCTCTTGGGCTCAGGAGATCAGGATGACTCCTTCTCCTCCTTGTCTAATGCCCAGCTTGATGGAG GGAGCAGGGACCAGTCTGGTTCAGACAGAGGAGGAGCAGGGCCTCAGGCTTGTAACGAGTCCAtgaacccctacacacacactg CGGTGACCTGTAAAGAGCTCACCATGACAACAGCCTCTGAATATAACTCCCACATCTACCATGGAAGCAG CCCAGCCGTCACCTCGTACAGCAGCCAGGTGGCCTTCCCTCCTCTGACCCAGTCCACTGTGTACACCGCCTTCCCCCAGGCAGGACAGACCTACGGCCTCCCACCATTCG GTGCTATGTGGCCAGGTGTTAAGACAGAGACAGGGCTGCCTGATGCAGTGCCTTCTGTTGGCCAGCCTGGGTTTCTCAGCTTCAGCTCTGCATATACCTCAACCCAGCCAGGCCAGGTGCACTATTCATACCCCAGCCAAG GCTCCAGTTTCACTACATCCAGTGTGTACACTAACATCCCCTCAGCTACCACGGCTACACCTACAGTGACTCACCAG GAGTTCAGCAGCTATAACTCTCTGGGCCAGGCCCAGTTCCCTCAGTACTACGCCCCACCTCCTAGCTACGTGCTCGCCGGCCAGCCCAATAGCGAAGGGAATGGATCCAGTGTGGGTGTGGCTGGCTATCCAGCCATCAAGACGGAGGGCAGTGCCTCCGCTGGACTGCCCAGCACTACAG CCTGTCTGCCCTCTCCCTCAGACGCGTCTCCACGTGAGAACCTCCCGACTGGAGTGGCCCTCCCGGCAGGCGTGGCTCTCCCCACGGGGGCCCGGGACCAGGATGAGGCAGGGAGGAGGAACCCTGCTGGCAAGGCCAAGGGGAAGACCAAGAAATCAGACAGCAACCAGCCCACTGACAACGACCTTGAG AGAATCTTTCTCTGGGATCTGGATGAGACCATCATAATTTTCCACTCTCTGCTCACCGGCTCCTTCGCTCAGAAGTTTGGCAAG GACCCTGCCACAGTACTGAACCTGGGCCTTCAGATGGAGGAGCTGATCTTTGAGCTGGCAGATACACACCTGTTCTTCAATGACCTGGAGGAGTGTGACCAGGTCCATGTTGAAGACATGGCTTCTGATGACAATGGACAGGATCTGAG caccTATAACTTCCTGGCGGACGGCTTCAATGGCCCCAGTGGTGGAGGGGCCCCAGGGGCCACCACTGGAGTCCAGGGTGGGGTGGAGTGGATGAGGAAACTGGCCTTCCGCTACCGCCGTCTAAAGGACCTCTACAATGGATACAAATGCAACGTGGGAG GCCTGCTGAGTCCCATTAAGAGGGAGCTGCTCCTTCGACTGCAGTCCGAGATGGAAAATGTGACGGATGCCTGGCTCAGTACGGCACTCAAATCCTTGCTGCTCATCCAGTCCAG GGGTAAGTGTATGAATGTCCTGGTGACGACCACCCAGCTGGTGCCTGCTCTGGCCAAGGTGCTGCTCTATGGCCTGGGGGACGTCTTCCCCATAGAGAACATCTACAGTGCCACCAAGATAG GGAAAGAGAGCTGCTTTGAGCGCATCGTCTCTCGCTTTGGGAAGAAGGTGACCTATGTGGTGGTAGGAGATGGCCGTGATGAGGAATTTGCCGCAAAACGGGTAGGCCTATGTGCATTTGGGTATCGGCTGCATATTACAAG CACAACATGCCTTTCTGGCGCATCTCCACCCACGGGGACCTTGTATCCCTCCACCAAGCTCTGGAGCTAG